From Bacillus alveayuensis, one genomic window encodes:
- a CDS encoding potassium channel LctB (product_source=KO:K08713; cath_funfam=1.10.287.70; ko=KO:K08713; pfam=PF07885; superfamily=81324; transmembrane_helix_parts=Outside_1_3,TMhelix_4_21,Inside_22_33,TMhelix_34_56,Outside_57_101,TMhelix_102_124,Inside_125_134), with amino-acid sequence MGIFIGAGVLFCLIMSLKILIKAVRKGTFLSFETVCVIGLVYISFLIGFAMLYLLLQEYNVIVLIENGNELKGSYFEKMESCLYFSAVTLFSVGYGDITPVGIGRWLALIEAFFGYILPTTVVARTVIEIEKGQ; translated from the coding sequence ATGGGGATTTTTATTGGTGCTGGTGTTCTTTTTTGTCTAATCATGAGCTTAAAAATCCTCATCAAAGCGGTTCGAAAAGGAACATTTTTATCCTTTGAAACGGTTTGTGTGATCGGACTTGTATATATATCCTTTTTAATTGGCTTTGCTATGCTTTATTTATTATTACAAGAGTACAATGTTATAGTATTGATTGAAAATGGAAATGAATTAAAAGGTTCCTACTTTGAGAAAATGGAGTCTTGTTTATATTTTAGTGCTGTTACATTATTTTCAGTTGGCTATGGTGACATAACTCCTGTTGGAATTGGAAGGTGGCTTGCTTTAATTGAAGCATTTTTTGGATATATTTTACCGACTACTGTTGTGGCAAGAACAGTCATTGAAATAGAAAAGGGGCAATAG
- a CDS encoding ABC-2 type transport system permease protein (product_source=KO:K01992; cog=COG4587; ko=KO:K01992; pfam=PF06182; transmembrane_helix_parts=Inside_1_20,TMhelix_21_43,Outside_44_52,TMhelix_53_72,Inside_73_109,TMhelix_110_132,Outside_133_146,TMhelix_147_169,Inside_170_180,TMhelix_181_200,Outside_201_231,TMhelix_232_254,Inside_255_263), protein MGKYLEMIRIRFLMMLAYRTNYYTGIFIYSINIGAYYFLWSAIYGGKEDIQGLSIAQMITYVAISWMARAFYFNNIDREIAMEIKEGKVAVELIRPYHYLGMKTMQALGEGIFRLVFFSLPGMVIVSFIFPLKFSADLSTWGFFALSILFSFIINTQINLITGMLTFFLFNVDGLMRAKRVVIDLFSGLLLPISFYPLWAQELMKWFPFQAISYMPSMIFTEGFQGHEVIEAILLQAFWAIILIIPIQLMWSIAKKQMVIQGG, encoded by the coding sequence ATGGGAAAATATTTAGAGATGATTCGGATACGCTTTTTAATGATGCTAGCGTACCGGACGAATTATTATACAGGTATTTTCATTTACAGTATTAATATCGGGGCTTACTATTTTTTATGGTCCGCTATTTATGGTGGAAAAGAGGATATTCAAGGATTATCCATTGCACAAATGATCACATATGTTGCCATTTCGTGGATGGCAAGAGCTTTTTATTTTAACAATATTGATCGTGAAATTGCGATGGAAATTAAAGAAGGGAAAGTGGCGGTTGAGCTCATCCGTCCATATCATTACCTTGGCATGAAAACAATGCAAGCATTAGGTGAAGGGATTTTCCGTTTAGTCTTTTTCTCGCTTCCAGGAATGGTCATTGTCAGTTTCATATTCCCGCTTAAATTTTCAGCTGACTTATCAACGTGGGGATTTTTTGCCCTTTCCATTCTTTTTAGTTTTATTATCAATACACAAATTAACTTAATTACTGGAATGTTAACCTTTTTCTTGTTTAACGTAGATGGATTAATGCGAGCAAAACGGGTTGTTATTGATTTGTTTTCAGGGCTTCTTTTACCGATTAGTTTTTATCCTTTATGGGCACAGGAACTCATGAAGTGGTTTCCGTTTCAAGCGATTAGCTACATGCCTAGTATGATTTTTACAGAAGGCTTTCAAGGTCATGAAGTGATCGAAGCGATTCTTTTACAAGCTTTTTGGGCAATTATTTTAATCATCCCAATCCAATTAATGTGGAGTATCGCAAAAAAGCAGATGGTAATTCAAGGGGGATGA
- a CDS encoding chromosome segregation ATPase (product_source=COG1196; cath_funfam=1.20.120.20; cog=COG1196; smart=SM01401; superfamily=47162), translated as MENLILQAIKELQEEFKKEIGEVKEELKKEIGEVRIELKEEITQVREELKQEISEVREELKQEISEVREELKREIGEVDKKVDKLENKIDFLGEKQWKNEADIYRLKKLIGVE; from the coding sequence ATGGAAAATTTAATTCTTCAAGCAATTAAAGAACTACAAGAAGAATTTAAAAAGGAAATAGGTGAAGTTAAGGAAGAACTAAAGAAAGAAATCGGTGAGGTTAGAATAGAGTTAAAGGAGGAAATTACTCAAGTTAGGGAAGAATTAAAACAAGAAATTAGTGAAGTTAGAGAAGAATTAAAACAAGAAATTAGTGAAGTTAGAGAAGAATTAAAGAGAGAGATAGGAGAAGTTGATAAAAAAGTTGATAAACTTGAAAACAAAATAGATTTTCTAGGAGAAAAACAATGGAAAAATGAGGCGGATATATATAGATTAAAAAAACTGATTGGAGTTGAATAA
- a CDS encoding glutamate-1-semialdehyde 2,1-aminomutase (product_source=KO:K01845; cath_funfam=3.40.640.10; cog=COG0001; ko=KO:K01845; pfam=PF00202; superfamily=53383; tigrfam=TIGR00713): MNFTKSEQLHQEALEHIVGGVNSPSRSYKAVGGGAPVVMEKAKGAYFWDVDGNKYIDYLAAYGPIITGHAHPHITEAIKRAAETGVLYGTPTPHEVKFAKMLKEAIPSLEKVRFVNSGTEAVMTTIRVARAYTGRDKIIKFAGCYHGHSDLVLVAAGSGPSTLGTPDSAGVPKSIAQEVITVPFNEMEPFKEAIEKWGDHVAAVLVEPIVGNFGIVEPKPGFLEEVNRLTHEAGALVIYDEVITAFRFMYGGAQDLLGVKPDLTAMGKIIGGGLPIGAYGGRKDIMEKVAPLGPAYQAGTMAGNPASILAGIACLEVLKQDGVYEYLDELGVMLEEGILTHAKTYDIPITINRLKGALTVYFTTEKVYNYEQARNTDGEMFAKFFKLMLHQGIHLAPSKYEAWFITIAHTKEDIEQTIDAVGNAFKQLKQS; encoded by the coding sequence ATGAACTTTACAAAATCTGAACAATTACATCAAGAGGCCCTTGAACATATTGTTGGCGGAGTAAACAGCCCTTCTCGTTCCTATAAAGCAGTAGGCGGTGGTGCACCTGTTGTGATGGAAAAGGCTAAAGGTGCTTACTTTTGGGATGTTGATGGAAATAAATATATCGATTATTTAGCAGCATATGGCCCAATTATTACTGGACATGCACACCCACACATTACCGAAGCTATTAAGCGTGCCGCTGAAACGGGCGTTTTATACGGAACGCCAACACCACATGAAGTGAAATTTGCGAAAATGTTAAAGGAAGCCATTCCTTCTTTAGAAAAGGTTCGCTTCGTCAATTCTGGAACAGAAGCCGTTATGACAACGATTCGTGTGGCAAGAGCTTACACAGGAAGAGATAAAATTATTAAATTTGCTGGTTGCTATCACGGCCATTCTGATTTAGTGCTTGTTGCAGCCGGTTCAGGTCCATCTACTTTAGGAACACCGGATTCAGCAGGTGTACCAAAAAGCATTGCTCAAGAAGTGATTACTGTGCCATTTAATGAAATGGAGCCATTTAAAGAAGCGATTGAAAAGTGGGGAGATCACGTAGCAGCTGTTTTAGTGGAACCGATTGTCGGTAACTTTGGAATTGTCGAGCCGAAGCCTGGCTTTTTAGAAGAAGTCAACCGCCTTACACATGAAGCGGGTGCACTTGTGATTTACGATGAAGTGATTACAGCATTTCGCTTTATGTATGGTGGAGCCCAAGATTTATTAGGTGTGAAGCCAGATTTAACAGCAATGGGTAAAATTATTGGTGGCGGTCTGCCAATAGGAGCGTACGGTGGCAGAAAAGATATTATGGAAAAAGTAGCACCATTAGGACCAGCTTACCAAGCAGGGACAATGGCTGGAAATCCAGCCTCTATTTTAGCGGGAATTGCATGTTTAGAAGTACTAAAACAAGACGGTGTTTACGAATATTTAGATGAACTCGGCGTCATGCTAGAAGAAGGCATACTTACACATGCTAAAACATATGATATTCCGATTACGATTAACCGTTTAAAAGGAGCATTGACCGTTTACTTTACAACGGAAAAAGTATATAACTACGAACAAGCTCGAAATACAGATGGCGAAATGTTTGCGAAATTTTTTAAGCTCATGCTCCATCAAGGGATTCATTTAGCACCTTCCAAATACGAAGCATGGTTTATCACAATCGCTCATACAAAAGAAGATATCGAACAAACCATTGATGCAGTAGGAAATGCCTTTAAACAACTGAAACAGTCGTAA
- a CDS encoding ABC-2 type transport system permease protein (product_source=KO:K01992; cog=COG3694; ko=KO:K01992; pfam=PF06182; transmembrane_helix_parts=Inside_1_24,TMhelix_25_47,Outside_48_61,TMhelix_62_84,Inside_85_114,TMhelix_115_134,Outside_135_143,TMhelix_144_166,Inside_167_198,TMhelix_199_221,Outside_222_230,TMhelix_231_253,Inside_254_261), translating to MYYASMLFQYMGQYLKTRMQYRTDMMVELLSDLMFQAANLVFILVVFGHTQVLSGWTRDEIIFIYGFFLVPFAIFAAFFNIWDFNERYIIKGEMDRILTRPIHSLFQVILERMELESLFGAITGFIVMGYAAFQLDLSFHWYDIFIFALFVLGGALVYAGIFVSLASISFWSDAKTSIMPMMYNIGNYGRYPVNIYNRIIRYVLTWILPFAFVGVYPSAYFLKKTDWYGYAFLTPVMGLAFFSLSIFIWNAGVKRYRGAGN from the coding sequence ATGTATTATGCATCCATGCTTTTTCAATATATGGGACAATACTTGAAGACGAGAATGCAGTACCGGACGGATATGATGGTTGAGTTATTGTCAGATTTGATGTTTCAAGCGGCAAACCTCGTGTTCATCCTAGTCGTTTTTGGACATACTCAAGTATTAAGTGGATGGACACGTGATGAAATTATATTTATTTATGGATTCTTTTTAGTTCCATTTGCGATTTTTGCTGCTTTCTTTAATATTTGGGATTTTAATGAACGCTACATTATAAAAGGTGAAATGGATCGAATTTTAACGCGGCCGATCCATAGTTTATTTCAGGTGATTCTAGAGCGAATGGAGTTAGAGTCGCTCTTTGGTGCGATCACGGGTTTTATCGTCATGGGCTATGCCGCTTTTCAATTAGACTTATCATTTCATTGGTATGATATTTTTATTTTTGCTTTGTTCGTATTAGGTGGGGCACTTGTGTATGCAGGTATATTTGTTTCACTTGCTTCCATTAGCTTTTGGTCTGATGCGAAAACGTCGATTATGCCGATGATGTACAATATCGGAAACTACGGTCGCTATCCTGTGAATATTTATAATCGTATTATTCGCTATGTTTTAACGTGGATTTTACCATTTGCGTTTGTAGGTGTTTATCCGTCTGCTTATTTTTTAAAGAAAACAGACTGGTATGGATATGCCTTTTTAACACCTGTTATGGGTCTTGCTTTTTTTAGCTTATCTATATTTATATGGAATGCTGGTGTCAAACGATATCGTGGAGCAGGGAATTAA
- a CDS encoding ABC-2 type transport system ATP-binding protein (product_source=KO:K01990; cath_funfam=3.40.50.300; cog=COG4586; ko=KO:K01990; pfam=PF00005; smart=SM00382; superfamily=52540), protein MNVIEVENLRKEFKSYSSRSGLKGAFRDLFTRNYKTIRAVHDISFSVKKGEMVGYIGENGAGKSTTIKMLTGILTPTSGKVLVNGMNPHKEREKFVRTIGVVFGQRSQLWWDIAVQESFRLLKKVYQVSDQDYNEHMDHVIKTLDIEPLLDKPVRKLSLGQRMRCELAAALIHNPPLLFLDEPTIGLDVLVKLKIRQFLKEINEKYQTTILLTTHDLSDIEALCERVVMLDEGKIIYDGSLEHLRKHWGEGKQIEFQFGNEIEKERLAMITFNLNVHWIKGERGNIWIAQVANPKEDMSELISRVVAAEKIIDLSIQEISTEEIIRNIYEKGEATKQEVYSF, encoded by the coding sequence ATGAACGTTATTGAAGTAGAAAATTTGCGAAAAGAATTTAAAAGCTATTCTAGTCGTTCGGGCTTAAAGGGTGCGTTTCGTGATTTATTTACCAGAAACTATAAAACGATTCGGGCTGTTCATGATATATCTTTTTCTGTCAAAAAAGGTGAAATGGTCGGTTATATTGGAGAAAATGGGGCCGGTAAGTCAACGACTATTAAGATGCTGACAGGAATTTTAACACCAACATCAGGAAAAGTACTGGTCAATGGGATGAATCCTCATAAAGAACGTGAAAAATTTGTCCGAACAATTGGAGTAGTATTCGGACAACGTTCTCAGCTTTGGTGGGACATTGCGGTTCAAGAATCATTTCGATTATTAAAGAAAGTGTATCAAGTATCCGATCAAGATTATAACGAGCATATGGATCATGTCATTAAAACATTAGATATTGAACCGTTATTAGATAAGCCTGTCCGTAAGCTTTCATTAGGGCAGCGAATGCGTTGTGAGCTAGCTGCAGCACTAATCCATAATCCTCCTCTCTTATTTTTGGATGAACCAACAATTGGATTAGATGTTCTTGTTAAATTGAAAATTCGTCAGTTTTTAAAAGAAATCAATGAAAAATATCAAACAACGATTTTATTAACAACCCATGATTTATCAGATATAGAAGCACTATGTGAACGAGTCGTTATGCTTGATGAAGGAAAAATAATATATGATGGTTCTTTAGAGCATTTACGAAAGCATTGGGGAGAAGGAAAACAAATTGAGTTTCAATTTGGAAATGAAATTGAAAAAGAAAGACTTGCAATGATAACATTTAATTTAAATGTTCACTGGATAAAAGGAGAACGGGGAAATATATGGATAGCGCAAGTGGCAAATCCTAAAGAGGATATGTCGGAATTAATTAGCCGAGTTGTTGCTGCAGAAAAAATCATCGACTTAAGCATTCAAGAGATTTCGACAGAAGAAATTATTCGCAACATTTATGAGAAAGGTGAAGCGACAAAGCAAGAGGTTTATAGTTTTTAA